The Petrotoga mexicana DSM 14811 genomic sequence GTGAACAAAGTTTTAGTTATAGCAGGTCCAACGGCTGTTGGAAAAACAGAAATATCTGTTGAGATAGCCAGAAGAATTAATGGTGAAATAATTTGTATGGACTCTAGACAAATTTATAGCAATCTTATAATTGGTACCGCTATGCCTGATGAAGAAACCAAAAAGATGATTCCACATCACTTGTTTGGCTCAGTAGATCCACGCATCCATTTTACAGCTTTTGACTACAAAAAAATGGCAGAAAAAAAGATTGGTGAAGTATTAAGTAGGGGAAATAAACCAATTTTAGTTGGAGGAACAGGTTTATACCTTGATGCTCTGAGAAAAGGGTTTTTGAATGTAAAATCTGACTATGGTTTAAGGACTTATTTAAGAAAATTAGAAAAAAATAATCCTGGTGTTTTGAGAAAGATATTGGTAGATTTGGATCCACAAAGAGCTATAAAGATACATCCAAACGACTTGAAAAGGATCATTAGAGCAATAGAGATTTATGTTGTAACAGGTATCAAAATGGGGGAAATTGTAAAGGAAAATAGGCAAAGTGACAATTCTTTTGATTATCATATAATCGTACTAGATAGGGAAAGGCAAGAATTACATGAAAGGATAAACAAAAGAGTCCATCAAATGATAGATGAAGGTCTGATAGATGAGGTACAAAATCTCTTGTCTTTAGGGTATTCTACAACTCTTAACTCTTTAAACACCATAGGTTATAAAGAAGTGATACAATATCTATATGGGAAAATCGATTTTAATGAAATGATTCACCAAATAAAAGTAAACACTCGTAACTATGCAAGAAGACAAATAATATACTTTCGTAAGATAGGATCTGCAAAATGGATTAATTTGAGTCAAACAACTCAAGAAGACGTAGTAGATCAAATATTAAGTGAATTTATTTGATGGGTCGAGGGCTGGGAAAAGCTTTATTCTGCCTTCCTTATGGATGGGAAGTGGGATGAAAGGCGCTATAGATAGTTTTATAAGTAAGATTTTGATTTTAAATGGGTCACAGGGCGAAGCCCTCCCTCACAGCTGGGCTAGGGACTGCAGGTCCCTTCCTTAGAAGGGTGGGCTGCGGGGTGAAGGGGAGCTATAGCAAATTTTATATTTTCTAAAGAAAGTATATTTAATTTCTG encodes the following:
- the miaA gene encoding tRNA (adenosine(37)-N6)-dimethylallyltransferase MiaA, with translation MNKVLVIAGPTAVGKTEISVEIARRINGEIICMDSRQIYSNLIIGTAMPDEETKKMIPHHLFGSVDPRIHFTAFDYKKMAEKKIGEVLSRGNKPILVGGTGLYLDALRKGFLNVKSDYGLRTYLRKLEKNNPGVLRKILVDLDPQRAIKIHPNDLKRIIRAIEIYVVTGIKMGEIVKENRQSDNSFDYHIIVLDRERQELHERINKRVHQMIDEGLIDEVQNLLSLGYSTTLNSLNTIGYKEVIQYLYGKIDFNEMIHQIKVNTRNYARRQIIYFRKIGSAKWINLSQTTQEDVVDQILSEFI